Proteins encoded by one window of Halodesulfovibrio sp. MK-HDV:
- the cobI gene encoding precorrin-2 C(20)-methyltransferase, which produces MPASLGTLYGIGVGPGDPDLLTIKAAKVLANVDIVLAASSTKNDYSTALSIAEPHMQADAEVVHLGFPMTRDEKVLMEAWEHNAKIVADLLKHGKNCAFLTLGDPLIYSTFGYLKRTLEVINPNFNISVVPGITSYQASAARTGTILCESGENLLLASGVRATEDTKKLLLSVDNAVILKAYKNFAELKNLLQETNRKDSAIFISRLGMDGEIIARNIDDAPEKPHYFSHMLMPVEK; this is translated from the coding sequence ATGCCCGCTTCCTTAGGCACACTATACGGCATCGGGGTTGGTCCCGGTGATCCGGATCTGCTTACTATTAAAGCTGCCAAAGTTTTAGCAAACGTTGATATCGTTCTTGCTGCATCATCCACAAAAAACGATTACTCAACCGCGCTCTCTATTGCAGAACCGCACATGCAAGCGGACGCCGAAGTCGTGCATCTCGGCTTTCCAATGACACGCGATGAAAAAGTCTTAATGGAAGCATGGGAGCACAACGCAAAAATCGTTGCTGACCTTCTCAAGCATGGTAAAAACTGTGCGTTCCTAACCCTAGGTGATCCGCTCATATACTCAACATTCGGATACCTGAAGCGCACTCTCGAAGTCATCAATCCAAACTTCAACATCTCAGTAGTGCCAGGCATCACGTCCTATCAGGCATCAGCTGCACGCACCGGAACAATTCTCTGTGAATCCGGCGAAAACCTGCTCCTCGCATCAGGCGTTCGTGCAACCGAAGACACCAAAAAACTTTTGCTCAGTGTGGATAACGCCGTTATCCTCAAAGCCTATAAAAACTTTGCAGAGCTTAAAAATCTTCTTCAAGAAACCAATAGAAAAGATTCCGCAATCTTTATCTCACGCCTTGGTATGGATGGAGAAATCATCGCACGTAACATTGATGATGCACCAGAAAAACCACACTACTTCTCACACATGCTTATGCCTGTAGAAAAGTAA
- a CDS encoding ABC transporter substrate-binding protein: MTHQSIHSSIRLPMHLKHFLLPVLLLLFVSTAFASKPSPEGLPTPVSITDDLGRTIVLQRPATRIIALYGAFNEMLAELEKEDTIVARTKADALPPSILSKPSIGTHMRPNPELVAGLRPDIVLQMGGRKKALESVRMLEQLDIPVAFFSITTFEELFSVIKRLGTLTNAEDQATLVCNALQERLVRVQQQLVTVEHKPSVFFEVRYPNLLGAGNASIVNDIINHAGGTNIMDASVKLVRINEEEVIKRDPEVYLIQQGAMNPNPQPMKTRAHFRTINAVKNNRVYIIDESSYSRPGPRAVSAVEELAALLHPTRMQPTSHISGDM, translated from the coding sequence ATGACACACCAATCCATACATTCAAGCATCCGGTTACCAATGCACCTCAAGCATTTTTTACTCCCGGTTCTGCTGCTACTCTTCGTTAGTACAGCCTTCGCGAGTAAACCTTCACCGGAAGGTCTCCCTACACCTGTCAGCATCACAGATGATCTTGGCAGGACTATTGTGTTGCAACGCCCTGCAACACGAATAATTGCGCTGTATGGAGCATTCAACGAAATGCTGGCAGAGCTGGAGAAAGAAGACACCATCGTCGCCCGAACTAAGGCCGACGCCCTGCCGCCTTCTATTCTATCAAAGCCTTCCATTGGAACACACATGCGCCCTAATCCGGAGCTTGTGGCAGGACTGCGACCAGACATTGTACTCCAAATGGGTGGCCGGAAAAAAGCACTGGAATCTGTCCGAATGCTCGAGCAACTCGATATTCCCGTTGCCTTTTTTTCCATAACTACGTTTGAAGAACTTTTTTCCGTCATAAAGCGCCTCGGCACGCTTACCAATGCCGAAGACCAAGCGACGCTTGTATGCAACGCCCTCCAAGAACGACTTGTTCGGGTTCAGCAACAACTTGTAACAGTTGAACACAAGCCTTCCGTATTTTTTGAAGTGCGATACCCCAACCTTCTCGGTGCAGGGAACGCATCTATTGTTAATGATATTATCAACCATGCAGGTGGCACCAACATTATGGATGCCTCTGTAAAATTGGTTCGCATAAACGAAGAGGAAGTCATCAAGCGTGATCCGGAAGTGTACCTTATTCAACAAGGTGCCATGAATCCGAATCCGCAACCGATGAAAACGCGTGCCCATTTTCGCACCATTAATGCTGTGAAAAACAACCGCGTCTACATTATTGATGAATCAAGCTACTCACGGCCCGGCCCTAGAGCCGTGTCCGCCGTGGAAGAGCTGGCAGCGTTGCTGCATCCGACTCGAATGCAACCTACTTCCCATATTTCAGGAGACATGTAA
- a CDS encoding ABC transporter ATP-binding protein, translated as MTARINIQNLSAGYSSTPVLHDVSLSIQQGEMVGLLGPNGSGKTTLLMSLSGIRKPLKGSVTLNDTNLLQIPAKQRAAQIASVPQYTGETPDIEALSLVLMGRYPYISALGGYSAEDKEVALTCMKETATEGFAYRSARDLSGGEFQRVLIARALAQQAKTVLLDEATSGLDIARTIEIFDLLKQRHHTGTTVVAAIHDINLAALYCTRLVFLKHGRVVLDGTVEDVFTDENLTTIYDTPIHTFKHPVTNAPQAFFTPGSAATLR; from the coding sequence ATGACCGCTCGAATCAATATACAAAATCTTTCGGCGGGATACTCAAGTACACCAGTGCTGCACGATGTTTCTCTTTCTATTCAGCAAGGAGAAATGGTGGGGCTGTTGGGGCCGAACGGGAGCGGTAAAACGACCCTGTTAATGTCGCTTTCAGGAATCAGAAAGCCGCTGAAAGGTTCAGTAACGCTGAACGATACGAATCTATTACAGATTCCAGCAAAACAGCGTGCCGCTCAGATTGCATCCGTGCCTCAGTACACAGGTGAAACGCCGGATATTGAAGCTCTCTCCCTTGTGCTTATGGGACGATACCCGTACATATCTGCCCTCGGAGGATACAGCGCTGAGGACAAAGAAGTTGCCTTGACCTGTATGAAAGAAACAGCCACCGAAGGCTTTGCCTACAGGTCTGCGCGCGATCTTTCCGGTGGAGAATTTCAACGTGTTTTAATCGCACGGGCACTGGCTCAACAAGCCAAAACAGTACTGCTGGACGAAGCCACATCAGGCCTCGACATCGCACGTACCATTGAAATATTTGATTTGCTAAAACAACGGCACCACACAGGTACCACCGTCGTTGCAGCAATCCATGACATCAACCTTGCAGCCCTTTACTGTACAAGACTTGTGTTTCTCAAACACGGTCGCGTAGTACTGGACGGCACAGTTGAAGATGTTTTTACAGACGAAAACCTGACGACAATTTATGACACACCAATCCATACATTCAAGCATCCGGTTACCAATGCACCTCAAGCATTTTTTACTCCCGGTTCTGCTGCTACTCTTCGTTAG
- a CDS encoding iron ABC transporter permease — MISSADIAQRRARRCVIFASITAFVCVVSAVLASAYGPLDIPIQQAFNTLVQHIFPSTHPAETTNSIVVWEIRFSRVILSLLIGSGLAISGTVFQGILRNPLADPFTIGVSSGAAFGASVAIFFGFSGAIPYLAGIGIVPLAALTGALLALGAVITLGSMGGQLKRDALVLAGVVVATFLAALISLIKSLDEDSVASIVFWIMGSLQGRSWQHVQLLLPWYGLGVAIIWRFSRELDILSLGETQAQQLGMNASRVRLWLLVGASMITGASVAVSGVIGFVGLVVPHLVRLVQGGEHRPLLVSSALIGGLLLLWSDVLARTILPEGAELPVGVVTALLGGPFFCMLLHRTMKRSSQ; from the coding sequence ATGATCAGCTCAGCAGACATCGCTCAGCGCCGTGCCCGTCGGTGCGTCATTTTTGCCAGCATCACAGCCTTTGTCTGTGTGGTGTCTGCTGTTCTGGCTTCTGCATACGGTCCACTGGATATTCCAATCCAGCAGGCATTCAATACGTTAGTGCAGCATATTTTTCCAAGCACTCACCCCGCTGAAACAACTAATTCAATTGTTGTGTGGGAAATCAGATTCAGCCGCGTTATCCTGTCCCTACTTATTGGTAGCGGCCTTGCTATCTCCGGAACGGTCTTTCAAGGAATTTTACGCAACCCGCTTGCAGATCCATTCACTATCGGTGTTTCCAGCGGAGCAGCCTTTGGCGCATCCGTCGCCATTTTCTTTGGATTTTCAGGCGCTATTCCATATCTTGCAGGAATTGGCATTGTCCCGCTTGCCGCACTTACCGGTGCACTGCTTGCCCTTGGAGCAGTCATCACACTCGGTAGCATGGGCGGCCAGCTTAAACGCGATGCTCTTGTTCTTGCCGGTGTTGTGGTTGCAACCTTTCTTGCCGCGCTCATATCTCTCATCAAATCACTCGATGAAGATTCCGTCGCATCTATCGTATTCTGGATTATGGGAAGCTTGCAGGGAAGAAGCTGGCAGCATGTGCAGCTTCTTTTACCTTGGTATGGTCTTGGAGTAGCCATCATTTGGCGGTTCTCTCGAGAGCTGGACATCCTTTCACTTGGTGAAACGCAAGCACAGCAGTTAGGTATGAATGCCAGCCGTGTTCGTCTCTGGCTGCTTGTTGGAGCCAGCATGATCACCGGTGCGTCTGTCGCGGTTTCCGGTGTTATCGGATTTGTCGGACTTGTCGTGCCGCACCTTGTGCGTCTTGTACAAGGCGGTGAACACAGACCATTACTCGTAAGCTCCGCGCTTATTGGCGGACTGCTTCTCCTATGGTCTGATGTTCTCGCTCGAACAATTCTTCCTGAAGGTGCCGAACTGCCGGTCGGTGTTGTCACAGCATTACTCGGTGGCCCTTTCTTTTGCATGCTTCTGCATCGCACCATGAAACGGAGCAGCCAGTAA
- a CDS encoding sirohydrochlorin cobaltochelatase: MIRSRSLRLMLAVVLVFVLSFPAFAGHGQVETPKKGILLVAFGTSVPEARVSLENIGEEVAKAFPDTEIRWAYSAAIIRNKIKRTENMIVPSPATALAQMGDEGFTHVAVQSLQTIPGQEFSDIKKTASAFNGIPKSISHIAVGTPLLNSPADVASMAKILPATVPAKRKKDEAVIFMGHGTHDPGNIYYPGLATYLSEEDSNIYVGTVEGYPALDNIIPKLKAKGIKTVWLMPLMSVAGDHARNDMAGAEDDSWKSILEKEGFKVQTVLKGTGEYDVVVAQWVAHLKKAFNSL, encoded by the coding sequence ATGATCCGCAGTCGTTCTTTACGACTCATGCTCGCTGTTGTCCTTGTTTTCGTTTTGTCATTCCCTGCTTTTGCTGGTCACGGACAAGTCGAAACTCCTAAAAAGGGCATCCTGCTCGTAGCGTTCGGTACATCCGTACCTGAAGCTCGTGTATCTTTAGAAAACATTGGCGAAGAAGTTGCCAAAGCTTTTCCGGATACTGAAATCCGCTGGGCATACTCTGCTGCCATTATTCGTAATAAGATCAAACGCACAGAAAACATGATTGTTCCTTCCCCCGCTACTGCTCTCGCGCAGATGGGTGATGAAGGTTTTACACATGTTGCAGTTCAGTCCCTGCAGACAATTCCGGGACAAGAATTTTCAGACATCAAAAAAACTGCTAGCGCATTCAATGGCATTCCTAAAAGCATCAGCCACATTGCTGTGGGCACACCGCTTTTGAATTCTCCTGCTGACGTAGCTTCAATGGCAAAAATCTTGCCTGCTACCGTTCCAGCTAAACGCAAAAAAGACGAAGCAGTTATCTTTATGGGCCACGGCACACACGATCCGGGCAACATTTACTACCCGGGTCTCGCTACCTACCTCAGTGAAGAAGATTCCAACATCTATGTTGGTACAGTTGAAGGCTACCCTGCTCTCGACAACATCATTCCTAAGCTGAAAGCTAAAGGCATTAAAACAGTTTGGCTCATGCCGCTGATGTCTGTTGCTGGCGACCACGCACGTAATGATATGGCCGGTGCGGAAGATGACAGCTGGAAATCTATTCTTGAAAAAGAAGGTTTCAAAGTACAGACAGTGCTTAAAGGCACCGGTGAGTACGATGTTGTTGTTGCCCAGTGGGTCGCGCACTTGAAAAAAGCATTTAATTCTCTGTAA
- a CDS encoding nucleoside recognition domain-containing protein, which translates to MSHASTNISTSAPRKRKSKSPVKALVIAAICSLTALGVILSNDPSLLTWGKAWPGLLRPLLRMLGFLGIGLIVGIAVEGMGWAPLLATLVRPVMRFGNLKDESGAAFTTAFFSGTAANTMLMTFWKEKKISLQEMKLSYLINTGLPVFLLHLPTTFFIIVPMTRTAGIIYLSLNGFAALLRTLLLLIWTRIKLAPHATTSPIKKQPAHRTTSAAKILQAFRKRFIRICTITAPVYFLIYALNQAGMFEYLRTAAAGWVTSAYLPVEAVSVVVFAVAAEFTTGIAAAGALLDGGALTTSQLVLALVLGTIVATPIRALRHQLPSQTGVFSFKIGFPMLLMSQALRISSLICVTILYLWIAG; encoded by the coding sequence ATGTCACACGCATCAACCAACATCTCAACCTCTGCCCCTCGCAAACGCAAATCCAAAAGCCCAGTAAAAGCGCTTGTAATTGCCGCTATCTGTTCGCTAACAGCACTAGGTGTCATCCTTTCCAATGACCCAAGCTTGCTCACGTGGGGTAAAGCATGGCCAGGACTACTCCGCCCGCTCCTTCGGATGCTCGGCTTTCTCGGCATTGGCCTTATTGTTGGTATTGCGGTTGAAGGCATGGGCTGGGCACCACTTCTTGCCACGTTGGTGCGTCCTGTCATGCGCTTCGGGAACCTGAAAGATGAATCCGGTGCGGCATTCACAACCGCATTTTTTTCAGGAACAGCTGCAAACACCATGCTGATGACGTTCTGGAAAGAAAAAAAGATCTCCCTGCAGGAAATGAAGCTGAGTTACCTTATCAATACAGGACTACCAGTCTTTCTCCTGCATCTCCCGACCACATTCTTTATTATTGTACCGATGACGCGCACAGCGGGAATAATATACCTTTCTCTCAACGGCTTTGCTGCTCTGCTCCGCACGCTCCTGCTACTTATCTGGACGCGAATAAAACTCGCGCCCCATGCGACAACATCACCTATAAAAAAACAACCAGCGCATAGAACAACTTCCGCTGCCAAAATTTTACAGGCATTCCGTAAACGATTTATCCGCATCTGTACCATTACCGCTCCAGTATATTTCCTCATCTACGCCTTGAATCAGGCAGGCATGTTTGAATATCTTCGTACAGCCGCAGCAGGTTGGGTTACTTCTGCCTATCTTCCTGTTGAAGCTGTCAGCGTTGTTGTATTTGCAGTGGCTGCGGAATTCACAACAGGTATCGCAGCAGCGGGCGCTCTTTTAGACGGCGGAGCACTTACCACATCACAGCTTGTTCTGGCTCTGGTTCTTGGAACAATTGTCGCCACACCAATCCGCGCACTGCGTCATCAGTTGCCATCGCAAACTGGTGTCTTCTCTTTTAAGATCGGCTTCCCGATGTTACTCATGAGTCAGGCATTACGCATCAGCAGCCTCATCTGCGTAACAATCTTGTATCTTTGGATTGCCGGTTAG
- a CDS encoding sigma-54 dependent transcriptional regulator, translated as MARVLIIDNDQVFSETLASIVTGLGHRSKQAKSLNEAFSSGRKHDTDIVYLNTQLPDGNGLLAIAQLNAMRGHPEIIVVTGTPTPDGAEKAIRNGAWDYVEKQSSVDRMVLPLIRAIDYRGKRPAKNGVVKLKRSGIIGDSAGIKKCLSLVAEAASSDASALLLGETGVGKEVFARAVHENSLRATGPFVAVDCASMSRTLASSILFGHRKGSFTGADKDREGLVAQSNNGTLFLDEVGELPLAIQKFFLRVLQEHRFRPVGARTEKTSDFRLICATNRNLDEMVARGTFRSDLLFRIRTVVMALPPLRERTDDLPRLIEHYVKQLCGKYGMPAKGISPDLLDVAYEYSWPGNVRELIHTLERAVLAAKDTTKIFSRHLPDHIRINIARAAADKMQREDKDIPLHNGAFCTLSEAENSTDGYTARLATSPMEQTPPIIVRPDNSPNTLGIKTSTDTVSEHNNTTRPAPSLAQVDDMAANPISPQFDTGQHTQNSANTDKASLQSVITDTLVIPDSITPFFEFRDEAFSQYLQNLMALADGKVATACQLSGLSRSYLYDLLKKHSVKK; from the coding sequence ATGGCTCGCGTTCTCATCATCGATAACGACCAAGTTTTTTCCGAAACTCTGGCCTCCATTGTCACAGGTCTCGGACACCGCAGCAAACAAGCTAAATCTCTTAACGAGGCTTTTTCCTCGGGTCGCAAGCATGACACGGACATTGTGTATCTTAATACACAGCTTCCAGACGGTAACGGCCTGCTTGCCATCGCGCAGCTGAATGCCATGCGCGGGCATCCTGAAATTATTGTAGTGACAGGTACCCCGACACCTGACGGTGCAGAAAAGGCCATCCGCAATGGTGCCTGGGATTATGTTGAAAAACAAAGCTCCGTTGACCGCATGGTGCTTCCACTTATCCGCGCCATTGACTACAGAGGTAAACGCCCAGCTAAAAACGGAGTTGTTAAGCTCAAGCGCAGCGGCATCATCGGCGACAGCGCCGGTATTAAAAAATGCTTGTCGCTTGTTGCAGAAGCCGCATCTTCTGATGCTTCCGCCCTGCTGCTTGGTGAAACTGGTGTTGGTAAAGAAGTTTTTGCAAGAGCTGTCCACGAAAACAGCCTTCGTGCTACCGGCCCGTTTGTGGCGGTAGACTGCGCATCAATGTCGCGTACTCTTGCAAGCTCAATCTTGTTCGGTCACCGCAAAGGTTCGTTTACCGGTGCAGATAAAGACAGGGAAGGTCTAGTAGCACAATCCAACAACGGTACTCTTTTTCTTGATGAAGTTGGCGAACTGCCACTTGCCATTCAGAAATTTTTCCTACGGGTATTGCAAGAGCATCGATTCCGTCCAGTAGGCGCAAGAACTGAGAAAACATCAGACTTTCGTCTCATCTGCGCTACCAACAGAAACCTTGATGAAATGGTTGCCCGCGGCACATTCCGCAGTGACCTTCTATTCCGAATCCGAACTGTTGTTATGGCATTGCCCCCTTTACGCGAGAGAACGGATGACCTGCCACGACTCATTGAGCACTATGTTAAGCAGCTCTGTGGCAAATACGGTATGCCAGCAAAAGGTATTTCTCCAGACCTGCTCGATGTGGCCTATGAATATTCATGGCCGGGGAACGTGCGCGAACTGATACACACTCTGGAACGCGCAGTACTTGCCGCTAAAGACACTACCAAAATTTTCAGCCGCCACTTACCGGATCACATTCGTATTAATATTGCCAGAGCCGCTGCTGACAAAATGCAACGTGAAGACAAAGATATTCCGTTACACAATGGTGCATTCTGTACATTATCAGAAGCGGAAAACAGTACGGACGGATACACAGCTCGCCTTGCAACTTCACCGATGGAACAGACACCTCCGATTATTGTGCGACCTGATAACTCTCCGAATACGTTAGGGATAAAGACCTCAACAGACACCGTGAGCGAACACAATAATACAACGCGACCTGCACCATCTTTGGCACAGGTTGATGATATGGCTGCCAATCCCATATCGCCACAGTTTGACACGGGACAGCATACACAAAATTCCGCGAACACGGACAAGGCATCACTTCAGTCCGTGATCACGGACACTCTTGTAATTCCTGATTCCATCACGCCTTTTTTTGAATTTAGAGATGAAGCATTCTCACAATATCTACAAAACCTTATGGCGTTAGCAGATGGAAAAGTAGCCACAGCTTGCCAATTGTCCGGTCTTTCCCGCTCCTACCTATACGACCTGCTGAAAAAGCACTCCGTAAAAAAGTAG
- a CDS encoding ATP-binding protein produces the protein MSTSDSNKSSRHIHVRPSQKDETDVRSFFDNSVEGMFRKARNGRFILANPALAKIFGYPSPGEMLRNFPVDQDNVTLDAGRFLDLLTELKKKGEVKNFEMQFRRRDGLLMWVLINARTVYNVKGSIKFYEGTLVDITERKDAETEQAIIDEQIRQSQRMEAIGILAGGIASDFSTLIRPIVSSTESALKQSSGNEQVQSNLNTILGAANSSMALIKKFQTISRQGQGEMRPTTLQPVLAEALSDFRSILPPHILLLEEISANNRTVLADAGQVRQIIDNLLENARLSITDSGTITVRMAEVEFDERTGAFRADLIPGKYLRVTVQDSGVGVPEQLLPRIFDPFFTTRGADDAQGLGLAVAHGIARAHDGGITVLSEEGLGSTFCLYIPFYEQEIDQSRPIAPSPRLGSERILLVSPEEQEIRKWRSLLVPLGYRIEAVSGSVEALRLFLESPDTFDLIILTFAMPQMSGLELARILLGVHPETRLVLCADPTDPITSEIAMGAGVPTLAHKPLDTNSIFQLVQSALEDHQE, from the coding sequence ATGTCTACATCTGATTCCAACAAATCCTCCCGCCACATTCACGTACGCCCTTCCCAGAAGGACGAAACTGACGTGCGCAGTTTTTTTGACAACTCAGTCGAGGGAATGTTCCGCAAAGCTCGTAACGGGCGCTTTATTTTAGCTAACCCAGCGTTGGCTAAAATTTTTGGATACCCATCCCCCGGAGAAATGCTTCGTAATTTTCCTGTCGATCAGGACAACGTCACCCTTGATGCCGGGAGATTTTTAGATCTGCTGACAGAGCTCAAGAAGAAAGGCGAAGTCAAAAATTTCGAAATGCAATTTCGCAGACGTGACGGCCTACTCATGTGGGTACTCATAAACGCACGCACTGTGTATAACGTAAAAGGCTCCATTAAATTTTACGAAGGAACTCTTGTAGACATTACTGAACGTAAGGATGCAGAGACTGAACAGGCGATTATTGACGAACAGATTCGCCAGTCACAACGCATGGAAGCCATCGGCATTCTCGCAGGCGGCATCGCATCCGACTTCAGTACGCTCATCCGGCCTATTGTAAGCAGCACAGAATCTGCCCTCAAGCAAAGCTCCGGTAACGAACAGGTACAGAGCAACTTGAATACAATCCTCGGCGCTGCAAATAGCTCCATGGCTCTCATCAAAAAATTTCAGACAATCAGCAGACAAGGTCAGGGGGAAATGCGCCCCACTACCCTGCAACCGGTTTTGGCAGAAGCCCTCAGCGACTTCCGCTCTATACTTCCTCCGCATATTCTGCTTCTGGAAGAAATTAGCGCCAACAACCGAACAGTTCTGGCAGATGCCGGACAGGTAAGACAGATCATCGACAATCTGCTTGAAAATGCACGGCTGTCCATTACTGACAGCGGCACAATTACAGTGCGCATGGCAGAAGTAGAATTTGACGAACGCACCGGTGCTTTTCGTGCCGACCTCATCCCGGGAAAATACCTTCGCGTTACGGTTCAAGATTCTGGCGTCGGGGTTCCTGAACAATTACTTCCACGCATTTTTGATCCATTTTTTACGACCCGTGGGGCAGATGACGCCCAAGGACTCGGACTTGCTGTTGCACACGGCATTGCCCGCGCTCACGACGGGGGTATCACCGTACTTTCTGAAGAAGGACTTGGTTCTACATTCTGCCTCTACATTCCATTTTATGAACAGGAAATTGATCAGTCGCGACCAATTGCACCGTCACCTAGATTAGGTAGCGAGCGTATTCTACTCGTATCTCCAGAGGAACAGGAAATTCGAAAATGGCGCAGCCTGCTTGTTCCTCTCGGATACCGCATTGAAGCTGTTTCCGGCAGTGTTGAAGCATTACGCCTGTTTCTTGAATCACCTGATACGTTTGATCTGATTATCCTAACATTTGCTATGCCGCAGATGAGCGGACTGGAACTTGCTCGAATCCTTCTCGGGGTTCATCCGGAAACCCGCCTTGTTCTGTGTGCAGATCCGACTGACCCGATTACAAGCGAAATTGCTATGGGAGCCGGTGTACCAACCCTTGCGCATAAGCCGCTCGACACAAACAGCATTTTTCAGCTGGTGCAGTCCGCACTAGAAGACCATCAGGAGTAG
- the amrB gene encoding AmmeMemoRadiSam system protein B: MKKADTTAARRSPVVAGQFYTASPQKLRAEVEVFLQRGTKRSARTLLAMAPHAGYMYSGKTAGYTFGSCNLSNTIYLLGPNHTGRGAPVSVWSGGDWETPLGVVPINIEARKQLLATGSFFEADTLAHTNEHSLEVLLPFIQVTNPNATIVPIAIATSNQETLAFVGTVLAGALQQNPDSSIVVSSDMSHYISADAAKELDTLALSYVQSVDAQGLLTTVARNNISMCGVLPMTAGLIACEALGASRADILEYTSSGAVTGDNSQVVGYAGVVIDRP, translated from the coding sequence ATGAAGAAAGCAGATACAACCGCTGCTCGACGTTCACCTGTTGTTGCAGGTCAATTCTACACTGCCAGTCCGCAAAAACTGCGGGCAGAAGTGGAAGTATTCCTTCAACGTGGCACAAAGCGCAGTGCACGCACTCTTCTTGCTATGGCTCCCCATGCTGGCTATATGTATTCCGGTAAAACTGCCGGCTATACTTTTGGTTCATGCAATCTTAGTAATACAATATATCTCCTCGGCCCGAATCACACGGGTCGAGGAGCTCCTGTTTCAGTATGGAGCGGCGGCGATTGGGAAACTCCACTTGGCGTTGTGCCAATCAATATTGAAGCTAGAAAACAACTTCTCGCAACAGGTTCCTTTTTTGAGGCAGACACGCTTGCCCACACTAACGAACACTCGCTTGAAGTACTTCTCCCGTTCATCCAAGTTACCAATCCAAACGCTACAATTGTTCCTATTGCTATTGCCACGAGCAATCAGGAAACTCTCGCGTTTGTCGGCACTGTCCTTGCTGGAGCATTGCAACAAAATCCGGACAGCAGCATTGTCGTCAGCTCAGACATGAGCCACTACATTTCTGCCGATGCAGCAAAAGAGCTTGATACACTCGCCCTTTCCTATGTTCAGTCAGTTGACGCTCAAGGCTTGCTTACCACAGTTGCCCGCAACAACATAAGCATGTGCGGCGTGCTTCCTATGACAGCCGGACTCATAGCTTGTGAGGCACTTGGTGCATCACGGGCTGATATTCTTGAATATACATCGTCCGGCGCTGTAACCGGAGACAATTCTCAAGTTGTAGGATACGCAGGCGTGGTCATCGACCGCCCATAA